Proteins from a genomic interval of Quercus lobata isolate SW786 chromosome 11, ValleyOak3.0 Primary Assembly, whole genome shotgun sequence:
- the LOC115968967 gene encoding cyclic nucleotide-gated ion channel 1-like has protein sequence MDKHDFDRTTGDKIIDHMAKSYDADDDVHVETLIPGLPRELRSAVNCHICLNLLKSLKIIKDSGLAKHESLLLKICDSLQPMFYNKYCYIVREGDPIDAVFFITAGTVWTYTSNNGEGSESQHTEHLKDQYFGGELLELVLTSTSGDISNLSKVQVFSKTLKTYTKVEAFALMAHDLKRIWQSNRINPSALTCPN, from the exons ATGGACAAACACGACTTTGATAGAACAACAGGGGACAAGATTATTGACCACATGGCTAAGAGCTATGATGCAGACGATGACGTTCATGTAGAGACCCTTATCCCTGGTCTTCCTCGTGAACTTCGAAGCGCTGTCAACTGCCATATCTGCTTAAATCTGCTCAAGAGT CTGAAAATCATAAAAGACAGTGGGTTGGCCAAGCATGAGTCACTGTTGCTTAAAATCTGCGACTCTCTTCAACCAATGTTCTATAACAAGTACTGCTACATTGTTAGGGAGGGAGACCCAATTGATGCGGTATTCTTTATTACAGCTGGCACTGTATGGACTTATACAAGCAATAATGGTGAAGGATCTGAGTCTCAACATACTGAGCATCTAAAAGATCAGTACTTTGGAGGAGAACTTCTTGAATTGGTTTTGACATCTACCTCCGGTGACATATCCAACTTATCAAAAGTCCaagttttttcaaaaaccctGAAAACATACACAAAAGTGGAAGCCTTTGCTCTAATGGCCCATGACTTGAAACGAATTTGGCAATCTAACCGTATCA ATCCAAGTGCTCTAACTTGTCCCAATTAA